In Candidatus Eisenbacteria bacterium, the following proteins share a genomic window:
- a CDS encoding transposase has translation MYVKNRNFEVRGHKAIAYQAPKTACRNCPLRAKCLRNPSTVARQVHMFYGQCLGGLTEEMKRKIDTVHGRITYSKRLGIVEPVFGNIRAQKELDRFTLRGRRKVNIQWRLYCLVHNIEKILHYGATFAKAA, from the coding sequence TTGTATGTCAAGAATCGGAACTTTGAAGTTCGTGGGCATAAAGCCATTGCCTACCAGGCTCCGAAGACAGCCTGCAGGAATTGTCCGTTACGGGCAAAATGCCTGCGCAATCCCAGCACTGTCGCGCGGCAGGTTCATATGTTTTATGGACAGTGTCTGGGCGGGTTGACAGAGGAAATGAAGCGGAAGATAGACACTGTGCATGGCCGAATCACCTACAGTAAAAGACTGGGGATAGTTGAGCCGGTCTTCGGCAACATCCGGGCTCAAAAAGAGCTTGACCGTTTCACGCTGCGCGGTCGCAGGAAGGTTAATATTCAGTGGAGACTCTACTGTCTGGTTCACAACATTGAAAAGATCCTTCACTATGGAGCAACTTTCGCAAAGGCTGCGTAA
- a CDS encoding transposase, with translation MPRYKPYDYGQLMMIPVSLENQLVPGTLEYAIHHLMEERIDTSIFDEKYRNEETGCSAYDPKVLLKIVLFAYSRGILHSRRMERACRENVTFMALSCGQVPDHSTLAAFVSSLGEERVVDLFTQVLLVCEEEGLLGGTHFSLDGLKLSSNASKC, from the coding sequence ATGCCACGATACAAGCCTTACGACTATGGTCAGTTGATGATGATCCCGGTTTCGCTGGAGAATCAGCTTGTGCCCGGGACACTGGAATACGCGATACACCATTTGATGGAAGAACGGATTGACACCTCAATATTTGATGAGAAGTACCGGAACGAAGAGACCGGATGCAGTGCCTATGATCCGAAAGTTCTTCTGAAGATAGTCCTTTTTGCCTACTCGCGTGGGATACTACACTCCCGGCGAATGGAACGTGCCTGTCGGGAAAACGTGACGTTTATGGCGCTCAGCTGTGGGCAGGTGCCGGACCACAGTACGTTGGCGGCTTTTGTCTCCTCGCTGGGTGAAGAGCGGGTTGTGGATTTATTTACGCAGGTGCTGTTGGTATGTGAAGAAGAAGGGTTGCTGGGGGGGACGCATTTCAGTCTGGATGGATTGAAGCTTTCGTCAAATGCCTCCAAGTGCTGA
- a CDS encoding type II toxin-antitoxin system HicA family toxin gives MKVREVIQMLEREGWALVVTRGSHRQFKHSLKPGRVTVGGSLGDDMPKGTLASVLRQAGLKREKP, from the coding sequence ATGAAGGTTCGCGAGGTGATCCAGATGCTCGAACGTGAAGGTTGGGCGTTGGTGGTCACCCGCGGCAGTCATCGGCAGTTCAAGCATTCATTGAAGCCAGGGCGCGTGACCGTCGGTGGCAGCCTCGGCGACGACATGCCGAAAGGGACACTGGCCTCAGTGCTCCGGCAGGCGGGACTCAAGCGGGAGAAGCCATGA
- a CDS encoding type II toxin-antitoxin system HicB family antitoxin, with the protein MRRVRYLVRISRDPGSDWGASVPDLPGCVATGRTIDVALRRIQGAIELHLRGMREDGQRIPRPHHRAIRPWRTARQIDFYATVEIAA; encoded by the coding sequence ATGAGAAGGGTTCGTTATCTTGTTCGTATTAGTCGGGATCCTGGCAGCGACTGGGGAGCGTCAGTTCCTGATCTCCCGGGCTGCGTGGCAACCGGTAGGACTATCGATGTTGCGCTTCGTCGTATCCAAGGTGCCATTGAGCTCCATCTTCGCGGGATGCGAGAAGACGGCCAACGGATCCCGCGCCCGCATCACCGAGCTATCCGTCCTTGGAGAACGGCTCGTCAGATCGACTTCTATGCGACGGTCGAAATCGCTGCCTGA